In Agrobacterium sp. RAC06, a single window of DNA contains:
- a CDS encoding VOC family protein, with protein MSFISGYHHLTLSTDGAQEDYDFYTKTLGLHSIKRTVLFDGTIPVYHLYYGAKSGDPSTIVTTFPFKKPGIFGKRGTNQSKIIQLSIPVGSADFWVDRLNERGIPAAKTSRFGITRVALAHPCGIDHELVESPADTRPPITNEAEGIGEVQGIRGIYGAAIAVFDRTSMDDFLTIGMGMKKEADSDEGLMFSVPNNGGPTSMVEVLHQPTGPQGTWTLSGGTIHHLALNTVNEENQLKLKAHIEGLGFTDVSDQKDRNYFKSCYVRSPGGALFEIAWSVEGGWAKDEPADAIGSTLVFPPWFEDRREELIAGLEPANF; from the coding sequence ATGTCGTTCATCTCGGGTTATCATCACCTCACGCTGAGCACCGACGGCGCTCAGGAGGACTATGACTTTTATACAAAGACGCTTGGCCTGCATTCGATCAAGCGCACCGTGCTTTTCGATGGCACAATCCCGGTCTACCACCTTTACTACGGTGCCAAGAGCGGCGACCCCTCGACCATCGTCACCACCTTCCCCTTCAAGAAGCCCGGCATCTTCGGCAAACGCGGCACGAACCAGTCGAAGATCATCCAGCTGTCGATCCCCGTCGGTTCGGCCGATTTCTGGGTCGACAGGCTGAACGAGCGCGGCATTCCTGCCGCCAAGACCAGCCGCTTCGGCATCACCCGCGTGGCGCTCGCCCATCCCTGCGGCATCGACCATGAACTGGTCGAGAGCCCGGCGGACACCCGCCCGCCGATCACCAACGAGGCCGAGGGCATTGGCGAGGTACAGGGCATCCGCGGCATTTACGGCGCAGCCATCGCCGTCTTCGACCGCACCTCGATGGACGACTTCCTGACGATTGGCATGGGCATGAAGAAGGAAGCCGACAGCGACGAGGGCCTGATGTTCTCGGTGCCGAACAATGGTGGTCCGACGAGCATGGTCGAGGTGCTTCACCAGCCGACCGGGCCGCAGGGCACCTGGACGCTATCGGGTGGCACCATCCATCACCTTGCGCTCAACACGGTCAACGAGGAGAACCAGCTGAAGCTCAAGGCGCATATCGAAGGCCTCGGCTTCACCGACGTCTCCGACCAGAAGGATCGCAACTACTTCAAATCCTGTTACGTCCGCTCGCCAGGCGGGGCGCTCTTCGAGATCGCCTGGTCGGTCGAAGGCGGCTGGGCGAAGGACGAGCCGGCCGACGCCATCGGCTCGACGCTCGTCTTCCCGCCATGGTTCGAGGATCGCCGCGAAGAGCTGATCGCCGGTCTCGAACCCGCCAACTTCTGA
- a CDS encoding alpha/beta hydrolase encodes MAIHGEPLSAGVAPAEAEVLCVFVHGRTQSPEDMIEQVIGKLSVRGVAFCLPRASGNSWYAARATDALTDPTRTELTASLDYINGLVGALRQAGGAKKPLLIGGFSQGACLSLEYAMAFGPWNGAMVNLTGCRVGQAADQRPARDLDGMPVYLTGSDQDPWIPVSAFAEASEALGRARARLRCELFPGRTHQASEMEVAALDAILQDLMEGSRPFRRVAA; translated from the coding sequence ATGGCCATTCACGGCGAGCCGCTATCCGCAGGAGTTGCACCCGCGGAGGCCGAGGTACTCTGCGTCTTCGTTCATGGGCGAACCCAATCGCCCGAGGACATGATCGAGCAGGTGATCGGCAAGCTCTCGGTGCGCGGGGTGGCCTTTTGCCTGCCCCGAGCAAGCGGCAACAGCTGGTATGCGGCACGTGCGACCGACGCGCTGACAGACCCGACACGCACCGAGTTGACGGCCTCACTCGACTATATCAACGGGCTTGTGGGGGCCCTGCGACAGGCAGGCGGTGCGAAAAAACCGCTCTTGATCGGCGGCTTCAGCCAGGGCGCCTGCCTGTCGCTCGAATATGCCATGGCCTTCGGGCCATGGAACGGCGCGATGGTCAATCTCACCGGCTGCCGTGTGGGTCAGGCGGCGGACCAGCGTCCCGCACGCGATCTCGACGGCATGCCCGTCTATCTCACCGGCTCCGATCAGGATCCCTGGATCCCTGTCTCGGCTTTCGCAGAAGCCTCGGAAGCGCTTGGGAGGGCGCGGGCGAGGCTCCGATGCGAATTGTTTCCGGGCCGAACACACCAGGCGTCCGAGATGGAAGTCGCAGCATTGGACGCGATCCTGCAGGATCTTATGGAGGGAAGCCGGCCATTTCGCCGCGTCGCGGCATAG
- a CDS encoding LysR family transcriptional regulator, with translation MKIDERHLVQLAAVAETGGVTEGAAMLGMTQPAVSRTLSMLERRVGEPLFTPGKRPLQLTPLGQQLAIQGRSILAASRKAVEIVRSFQSGTTGRIKVGGVPFFMDAVISQMIASFQLRERDIMVEQSYGNLPDLLTELDSSQIDVAITPIGSTDLKSDFEFQPILPGRNVLTCAVGHPLLRKRRLSIEDIMTYPWVAPLPGSPLVLDLHNILITLGISELQVRYSGGSLLSVVNYIASTDALAILPHSVVFSFKGENKISIVPVDIPQPERTLGIITKRKTYPNPACRKFQEHIVREFTDLKKVIERHERSIVWGEGPFLPERDR, from the coding sequence ATGAAGATCGATGAGCGTCATCTCGTCCAGCTTGCAGCCGTCGCCGAAACCGGTGGTGTCACGGAGGGTGCTGCCATGCTCGGCATGACACAGCCTGCGGTTTCGCGGACACTGTCCATGCTGGAGCGCCGGGTGGGTGAACCACTCTTCACGCCAGGCAAGCGCCCACTGCAACTGACACCGCTCGGCCAGCAGCTGGCCATCCAGGGTCGCTCGATCCTGGCCGCATCGCGCAAGGCGGTGGAGATCGTCCGCAGTTTCCAGTCAGGCACGACCGGGCGGATCAAGGTGGGCGGTGTGCCTTTCTTTATGGATGCCGTCATTTCCCAGATGATCGCGAGTTTCCAGTTGCGCGAGCGCGACATCATGGTCGAGCAGTCCTACGGCAACCTGCCAGATCTGCTGACCGAGCTCGATTCCAGCCAGATCGACGTTGCCATCACCCCGATCGGCAGCACGGACCTGAAGAGCGACTTCGAGTTTCAGCCGATCCTGCCCGGGCGCAACGTCCTGACCTGCGCCGTCGGGCATCCGCTGCTGAGGAAGCGGCGGCTGAGCATCGAAGACATCATGACCTATCCCTGGGTCGCGCCGCTTCCTGGCTCGCCTCTGGTGCTTGATTTGCACAATATCCTGATCACGCTGGGGATCAGCGAGTTGCAGGTTCGCTATTCCGGCGGCTCGCTGCTGTCGGTCGTCAACTACATCGCCTCGACCGATGCGCTGGCGATCCTGCCGCATTCGGTGGTCTTTTCCTTCAAGGGTGAGAACAAGATCTCCATCGTGCCCGTCGATATCCCGCAGCCGGAGCGGACGCTTGGCATCATCACCAAGCGCAAGACCTATCCGAACCCGGCCTGTCGCAAGTTTCAGGAACATATCGTCCGGGAATTCACCGACCTGAAGAAGGTGATCGAGCGCCACGAGAGATCGATCGTCTGGGGTGAGGGGCCCTTCCTTCCGGAACGGGATCGCTGA
- a CDS encoding ABC transporter substrate-binding protein yields MITRRKLLKAGAATGLAYGFGGLAAPAIAQGAKIKLGYVSPQTGPLASFGESDAYNIASFLATEAGKNFEIIVKDSQSNSNRAADVAKELILSDEINMMLVASTPENTNPVATTCEAEGIPCISTKAPWQPWFIGQQGNPGDPESWKPFDFAYHYFWGLEDVIAVFTNMWSQLDTNKKVGGLFPNDADGNAWGDPNVGLKPGLAQAGFDLLDPGRYQNLTDDFTAQVNAFKDGQCDIITGVVIPPDFTTFWNQAKQQGFNPKAVTVAKAILFPQSVETLGAAGHNLSSEVWWSAQHPFKSSLTGQSAGELAADFTAKTGRPWTQPIGFIHSLFEMATNVMGRVSDVTDAEAVAAAIASSKVDTIVGRVEWNGLGVPPFAAKNVTKTPLVGGQWRRKDDGTFDLVIVDNKTAPNIPTAGKMEALA; encoded by the coding sequence ATGATTACGCGCAGAAAACTGCTGAAGGCAGGGGCTGCTACCGGTCTCGCCTATGGTTTCGGGGGCCTCGCTGCACCGGCGATCGCCCAAGGGGCCAAGATCAAGCTCGGCTATGTCAGCCCGCAGACCGGCCCGCTGGCGAGCTTCGGCGAGAGTGACGCCTACAACATCGCTTCCTTCCTCGCGACCGAGGCGGGGAAGAACTTCGAGATCATCGTCAAGGACAGCCAGTCCAACTCGAACCGGGCAGCGGATGTGGCGAAGGAACTCATCCTCTCCGACGAGATCAATATGATGCTGGTCGCCTCGACCCCGGAAAACACCAATCCGGTCGCCACCACCTGCGAGGCCGAAGGCATCCCGTGCATCTCCACCAAGGCGCCATGGCAGCCGTGGTTCATCGGCCAGCAAGGCAATCCAGGCGACCCAGAAAGCTGGAAACCGTTCGACTTCGCTTACCATTACTTCTGGGGCCTGGAAGACGTCATCGCCGTCTTCACCAACATGTGGAGCCAGCTTGACACCAACAAAAAGGTCGGCGGCCTCTTCCCCAATGATGCAGACGGCAATGCCTGGGGTGATCCGAATGTCGGCCTGAAGCCGGGCCTCGCTCAGGCCGGCTTCGATCTCCTGGATCCGGGCCGTTACCAGAACCTGACCGACGACTTCACCGCCCAGGTGAATGCCTTCAAGGACGGCCAGTGCGACATCATCACCGGCGTCGTCATTCCACCTGACTTTACGACCTTCTGGAACCAGGCGAAACAACAAGGCTTCAATCCGAAGGCTGTCACCGTCGCCAAGGCGATCCTTTTCCCGCAATCGGTCGAGACGCTTGGCGCGGCCGGCCACAACCTCTCCTCGGAGGTCTGGTGGTCTGCGCAGCATCCGTTCAAGTCATCGCTGACGGGCCAGAGCGCCGGCGAACTCGCCGCCGACTTCACCGCCAAAACCGGTCGCCCCTGGACACAGCCCATCGGCTTCATCCACTCGCTCTTCGAGATGGCGACCAATGTGATGGGACGGGTGAGCGACGTCACCGATGCCGAAGCCGTTGCAGCGGCAATCGCCTCTTCCAAGGTCGACACGATCGTCGGCCGCGTCGAATGGAACGGCCTGGGCGTGCCGCCCTTTGCAGCCAAGAACGTCACCAAGACGCCGCTCGTCGGCGGCCAGTGGCGGCGCAAGGACGATGGCACTTTCGACCTCGTCATCGTCGACAACAAGACGGCACCGAACATCCCGACCGCCGGCAAGATGGAAGCGCTTGCATGA
- a CDS encoding CDP-alcohol phosphatidyltransferase family protein — translation MIDAKILPLQKAALQPIAEFLARRGVRADQISVVGFIAGFGAFVALGFGYWLAALLLILFNRAFDGLDGAVARIQGPTDRGAYLDIALDMVFYALIPLGFAIASPEDNALPAAILIVSFVGTGSSFLAFSAVAAKLGRNAPEFPTKGIYYAGGLAEGFETIAVFVAMCLFPESFAVIAYGFAALCALTTVIRWRQGWVAFSEGPR, via the coding sequence ATGATCGATGCGAAGATCCTGCCCCTGCAAAAGGCGGCGCTCCAACCAATCGCCGAGTTTCTTGCGAGGCGCGGCGTGCGGGCCGATCAGATCAGCGTCGTCGGTTTTATCGCCGGATTCGGAGCCTTTGTGGCACTCGGCTTCGGGTACTGGCTGGCCGCGCTTCTGCTGATTCTATTCAATCGTGCCTTTGATGGCCTCGATGGTGCGGTTGCGCGTATTCAGGGGCCGACGGATCGCGGTGCCTATCTCGACATCGCGTTGGACATGGTCTTCTACGCCTTGATCCCGCTCGGCTTTGCGATCGCCTCGCCAGAGGACAACGCTCTGCCGGCAGCGATACTCATCGTCTCCTTCGTCGGCACGGGCTCTTCCTTTCTCGCCTTTTCGGCGGTTGCAGCAAAGCTTGGCCGCAACGCGCCAGAGTTTCCGACCAAGGGCATCTATTATGCGGGCGGTCTGGCGGAGGGTTTCGAGACGATCGCCGTCTTCGTCGCCATGTGCCTTTTCCCCGAGAGCTTCGCCGTGATTGCCTACGGTTTTGCCGCGCTTTGTGCGTTGACCACTGTCATTCGCTGGCGTCAGGGATGGGTCGCCTTTTCGGAGGGACCGCGATGA
- a CDS encoding LysR family transcriptional regulator, with the protein MKFDERHLIQLAAVVKTGGVTEGAALLGLAQPAVSRTLSMLEKRIGEPLFIKGRRPMQPTPLGIALAEHGLAMLAASRKASDLMESFRVGKSGVVRVGGSPFFMDSLIAGMCAEFQATHPDVRIDQSYGYFPDLRAALKADQIDLAICPIDILDEGSGLAFQQILPGRNVIACRVTHPLLLKRRLQPAHLLDYAWVAPPPGSPLLADLRALLLSFGATEIRIRYSGGSLASVVNYLKAADALTVMPHSVVFAQRKEKTITALPINIPHPERALAILRRVDAPRSPAVEQFSAFIRSGFDNLKHLIKRHEEAVVWGS; encoded by the coding sequence ATGAAGTTCGATGAGCGACACCTGATCCAACTGGCTGCCGTGGTCAAAACCGGCGGTGTAACCGAAGGTGCAGCCCTGCTGGGGCTGGCCCAGCCGGCTGTGTCACGCACTTTGTCGATGCTGGAAAAGAGAATTGGCGAACCGCTCTTCATCAAGGGTAGGCGCCCAATGCAGCCAACGCCGCTCGGGATTGCGCTGGCGGAACATGGGCTTGCCATGCTGGCTGCCTCCCGCAAGGCTTCCGATCTGATGGAAAGTTTCCGGGTCGGCAAAAGCGGCGTGGTGCGGGTTGGCGGCAGCCCGTTCTTCATGGATTCGCTGATTGCCGGCATGTGTGCCGAGTTTCAGGCGACCCATCCTGATGTGCGGATCGACCAGTCCTATGGCTATTTTCCGGATTTGCGTGCTGCTCTGAAGGCCGACCAGATCGATCTGGCGATCTGCCCGATCGATATTCTGGATGAGGGCTCGGGCCTTGCCTTCCAGCAGATCCTGCCTGGCCGCAATGTCATTGCCTGCCGGGTCACGCATCCGCTGCTCCTGAAACGTCGTCTGCAGCCGGCCCATCTTCTCGATTATGCCTGGGTGGCCCCGCCGCCTGGCAGTCCGCTGCTGGCAGACCTGCGAGCCCTGCTGCTCTCGTTCGGCGCGACTGAGATCCGCATCCGTTATTCGGGCGGGTCGCTTGCGAGTGTGGTCAATTATCTGAAAGCGGCGGACGCGCTGACCGTGATGCCGCATAGCGTGGTCTTTGCGCAGCGCAAGGAAAAGACGATCACGGCCCTGCCGATCAACATTCCACATCCGGAGCGCGCGCTTGCCATCCTCAGGCGTGTCGATGCGCCGCGGTCTCCGGCGGTCGAACAGTTTTCAGCCTTCATCCGCTCAGGTTTCGACAACCTGAAGCACCTGATCAAACGGCACGAGGAAGCCGTGGTCTGGGGCAGTTAA
- a CDS encoding dihydrolipoyl dehydrogenase family protein codes for MTSTDQMPGALATGWTKPKRFDRNLVVIGAGSAGLVSAYIAAAAKAKVTLVEANKMGGDCLNFGCVPSKALIKSAKVAHQMRHADHYGLEAVEPKVPFSAVMERIHKVIAEIEPHDSVERYTGLGVEVLQGYAKLIDPWTVEIALSSGGTQRLTTRAIVIATGAQPFVPPIPGLAEVGYLTSDTLWERLRDRPEVPRRLVVLGGGPIGCELAQSFARLGSQVAQIEMAPRVMMREDPDAAGFVEASLKADGVQVLTGHKAVSCGTDGDDKWIEVEHPGGRDRIGFDEIIVAVGRAPRLKGFGLEELGIKVDRVVETNDYLQTLHPNILAAGDVAGPYQFTHVAGHQAWFAAINALFGDLKRFKADYSVIPWATFTDPEVARVGLSETDAKEQNIPYEVTRFGIDDLDRAIADSSAHGFVKVLTVPGKDKILGVTIVGEHAGDLLAEFVFAMKHGHGLGKILGTIHIYPTLAEANKMVAGQWRRAHINGFLLSLLERFQTWRRG; via the coding sequence ATGACAAGCACAGACCAAATGCCAGGCGCTTTAGCAACTGGCTGGACAAAGCCCAAGCGCTTCGATCGCAACCTCGTCGTGATCGGTGCGGGCTCGGCCGGGCTCGTCTCTGCCTATATCGCCGCAGCCGCCAAGGCGAAGGTGACGCTCGTTGAAGCCAACAAGATGGGTGGCGATTGCCTGAACTTCGGCTGTGTTCCGTCCAAGGCTCTGATCAAGAGTGCCAAGGTGGCGCATCAGATGCGCCATGCCGATCATTACGGTCTTGAAGCGGTCGAACCCAAGGTTCCCTTCTCGGCTGTTATGGAGCGGATCCACAAGGTGATCGCGGAGATCGAACCGCATGACAGCGTCGAGCGCTATACGGGTCTCGGCGTCGAGGTTCTCCAGGGCTATGCGAAGCTGATCGATCCGTGGACGGTGGAGATTGCGCTGAGCAGCGGCGGTACACAGCGGCTGACGACGCGGGCGATCGTGATCGCAACCGGCGCGCAACCCTTCGTGCCTCCGATCCCGGGCCTGGCTGAAGTCGGTTATCTGACCTCCGACACTTTATGGGAGCGGCTGCGCGACCGGCCGGAGGTGCCGCGTCGTCTCGTCGTTCTCGGCGGCGGGCCGATCGGGTGCGAGCTCGCACAAAGTTTCGCCCGGCTGGGCTCGCAGGTCGCTCAGATCGAGATGGCCCCGCGTGTGATGATGCGCGAGGATCCAGACGCGGCCGGCTTTGTCGAGGCGTCGCTGAAGGCCGATGGTGTGCAGGTGCTGACTGGCCACAAAGCGGTCTCCTGCGGCACGGATGGCGACGACAAATGGATCGAGGTGGAGCATCCCGGCGGCCGGGACCGTATCGGCTTTGACGAGATCATCGTCGCCGTCGGACGCGCGCCGCGTCTGAAGGGCTTCGGGCTCGAGGAACTCGGTATCAAGGTCGATCGGGTTGTCGAGACCAACGATTATCTTCAGACGCTCCACCCGAACATCCTGGCCGCCGGTGACGTGGCAGGGCCTTATCAATTCACGCATGTTGCCGGGCATCAGGCCTGGTTTGCCGCGATCAATGCGCTGTTTGGTGATCTCAAGCGCTTCAAGGCCGACTACTCGGTCATCCCCTGGGCGACCTTTACGGACCCGGAAGTGGCGCGCGTCGGCCTCTCTGAAACGGATGCAAAGGAGCAGAACATCCCCTACGAGGTGACGCGCTTCGGCATCGATGATCTCGATCGGGCAATCGCCGACAGCTCTGCACATGGCTTCGTCAAGGTGCTGACTGTACCCGGCAAGGACAAGATCCTCGGCGTCACCATCGTCGGCGAACATGCAGGCGATCTGCTCGCGGAATTCGTCTTCGCCATGAAGCACGGCCATGGGCTCGGAAAGATCCTCGGCACGATCCACATCTACCCGACGCTGGCCGAAGCGAACAAGATGGTGGCCGGGCAGTGGCGGCGCGCGCATATCAATGGTTTTCTGCTGTCGCTGCTTGAGCGCTTCCAGACCTGGAGGCGTGGATGA
- a CDS encoding dioxygenase family protein, which yields MSRAADLITFNEATSAEAFTSRFGTTDDATARLLSAVVCHVHDLVKEFRPTPEQWRKVLDFLTEVGHASDERRQEWVLFSDLVGASALVEEINSRRPSGATPNTIRGPFFRTDTPERALGSSISLDGEGEPLLVEGRVEDLDGLPITTAEIITWQANAEGFYENQQPDLQPEFNLRGLFRPDQNGRFHYRTVRPAGYGVPGDGPVGRLFAQAGYPLHRPAHLHFVVRAPGFETITTHIYDSEDPRLGEDALFGVRPELVHPFEQTEIDGKPTSRISVKFVMVRARPGRGK from the coding sequence ATGTCGCGGGCCGCAGACCTCATCACCTTCAATGAAGCCACCTCTGCCGAGGCTTTCACGAGCCGCTTCGGCACGACCGATGACGCAACCGCGCGCCTGCTCTCTGCCGTGGTCTGCCATGTGCACGATCTCGTCAAGGAATTCCGCCCGACACCGGAGCAATGGCGCAAAGTGCTCGACTTCCTGACCGAAGTGGGCCACGCCTCGGACGAACGCCGCCAGGAATGGGTGCTGTTTTCGGATCTCGTCGGCGCTTCGGCGCTTGTGGAAGAGATCAACTCTCGCCGCCCGTCCGGCGCCACCCCCAACACCATCCGCGGGCCGTTCTTCCGGACGGATACCCCGGAGCGGGCACTGGGCAGTTCCATCTCGCTCGACGGCGAAGGCGAGCCGCTGCTGGTCGAGGGCCGCGTCGAAGATCTGGACGGCCTGCCGATCACCACGGCTGAAATCATAACATGGCAGGCGAATGCCGAAGGCTTCTACGAGAACCAGCAGCCGGATCTGCAGCCCGAATTCAACCTACGGGGTCTGTTCCGCCCAGATCAGAACGGCAGGTTCCACTATCGCACGGTGAGGCCGGCAGGTTACGGCGTCCCCGGTGACGGTCCTGTGGGGCGGCTGTTCGCCCAGGCGGGCTATCCGCTGCACCGTCCAGCGCATCTGCATTTCGTCGTGCGGGCACCCGGCTTCGAGACGATCACCACACATATCTACGATTCTGAGGATCCGAGACTCGGTGAAGATGCGCTGTTCGGCGTCCGACCCGAACTGGTGCATCCGTTCGAGCAGACGGAGATCGACGGAAAACCCACCTCGCGCATCAGCGTCAAGTTCGTCATGGTCCGCGCACGGCCCGGGAGGGGAAAATGA
- a CDS encoding RNA polymerase sigma factor: MTQVEGDDQALVLRLVDGDAAAFDILYRRHNAALIRFCTGIVQHRHLAEEVVQDTWIAVLGRIDLFEGRSSLASWIYTILINKARSRARREGRTVFFDNHASGDSLADAFDGRGHWRQIPELWENLTPERHIEGRSVLQHVEEVIDTLPPAQRAVLILRGQQELDPSEVCALLNIGEGNMRVLLHRARLAVRNALDRLNAAG; this comes from the coding sequence GTGACGCAGGTCGAAGGGGATGATCAGGCTCTGGTTTTGCGCCTGGTGGATGGCGATGCTGCGGCTTTCGACATTCTTTATCGGCGCCACAATGCCGCGCTTATCCGTTTCTGCACCGGCATCGTCCAGCACCGGCACCTTGCCGAGGAGGTCGTTCAGGACACATGGATCGCCGTGCTCGGTCGCATCGACCTTTTCGAGGGCCGCAGCTCGCTTGCAAGCTGGATCTACACCATCCTCATCAACAAGGCGCGCAGCCGTGCCCGCCGCGAAGGACGCACCGTCTTCTTCGACAATCACGCCAGTGGCGACAGCCTGGCAGACGCGTTTGACGGTCGCGGCCACTGGCGCCAGATCCCGGAACTCTGGGAGAACCTGACCCCGGAACGTCACATCGAGGGTCGAAGCGTGCTGCAGCACGTCGAAGAGGTGATCGACACTCTGCCGCCGGCGCAACGGGCCGTGCTCATCCTTCGCGGCCAGCAGGAACTCGACCCCAGCGAGGTCTGCGCATTGCTCAACATCGGCGAAGGCAATATGCGCGTTCTCCTGCATCGCGCCCGGCTGGCGGTTCGCAACGCACTCGACCGTTTGAACGCGGCCGGCTGA